TTCTTCAATTCGAAACCCAATTCTCTTAAACCCCAAACCAAAACCCTATCCATCTCCTCCGAACTTGCTACTCTTCCTGTGCTCTCCTTCACCGGCCAAAAAGTCGGTGAAACCTACCTCGACCTCAAATCCGCTCCGCCGGAAACCGCCCGCGCCGTCGTTCACCGTGCCATTATCACCGATCAACAAAACAAGCGCCGTGGGACTGCTTCGACTCTCACTCGAGCTGAGGTTAGTGGAGGGGGTAAAAAACCCTACAAGCAGAAGAAAACCGGAAGGGCTCGTCGCGGTTCGATGCGTACTCCTCTCCGGCCAGGTGGAGGGGTGGTCTTCGGGCCGAAACCTAGAGATTGGTCGATTAAGATCAACAGAAAGGAGAAGAAACTGGCGATATCGACGGCGGTGGCTAGTGCGGCGGTTAATACGATAGTGGTGGAGGAATTTGGGGATAAGTTTGAGAAGCCGAAAACTAAAGAATTCATTGCTGCGCTGAAACGTTGGGGAATTGATCCGAAGGAGAAATCGTTGTTCTTAATGACGGAAGTTTCTGATAATGTGCGATTATCTAGCCGTAATATTGGAACGTTGAAGTTGTTGACGCCGAGGACGCtgaatttgtttgatattttggATTCCGATAAGTTGGTTTTGACGCCGACGGCGGTAGATTATCTGAATGAGAGATACGGAATTAATTACGAAGAAGGAAtcgaagaaggagaagaggaggaggaagaagaagaaggttgattttcttgtctttgtccaattcaattattcaattattcaattaagAAATGATGAACTGCTTTAAGAACTTGCATCATCGTTCCATACTTGGAACTTTCTTTAATTCAACATTCAAATCATATTACAGTGTCATAATCTTCTTGAATTCTTGATTTCTTCAATACCCTTTTATGTTGATGGGTTCCCTTGGAATTATACTATGGATTCTGGTTTTGGTTCTGTTTCTCTTAACATTTGCATTGTCATTTTGTAAATCGATTTTTGTTCAGATTTCTTacattctttgttttgtttcatttctGTTTGAATTCTTAGAGGAGTATTGAAATGGAAAAGCTAATTCAGGATGGATATTTGGTTTTCTTCACCTTAAAACCTTTGCTATTTTAACATTGCTCTTCCTTGCTGCTACTTCCCTTTTTTCACATAAAACTCAGCACATAAATTGTATCCCGGTTTGTtaatcatttggtttttacttttttaaaatcgaGTATATGAAGGTTACCTTCATCggtttatatgttttattgtCTAGACTGTAGGtgtgttttcaaaatcaaacccaaattaaacaaatttgttttcatttacttGCTGTTGTTTTTGGAAATTGGCTAAATgttcaaatgtttatatagGAAATGTAAAAACCATGAGttagaaattgtaaaaaaacaacctaaattttcaaaaaccaaatgggTACCAAACAAGATAAGTCTTCTCGTTTCTCTTTCCACTGTTTCACATCAAAATGGAAGGTATCTAGATGTACTTTCACATTTGTGATAAACAAGAGAGTCTTATGGCAAGCTTGTTTTTCTGCTGTCTTATTGGGAATGTGGCTCGAGAGGAACAGTAGAAGTGTGGGAGGTGGTGAGGTTTAACACATCAGTACGACGTACTTTAGTCGAACtcttaataattattgtcTTTGCCTAATTCTTTTGGATTGGAATCCATTCTTGAAGCTCTGTTTCTTAcctgaaaaacaaaacacacacACTGAAGTTAGTtaacagagagagagattgtAGTTCTCCCATTAACGCCTTCTTCATTTCGTGGCAGGGGTAGAGGCAGGTGAGGATTCGGATGCAGCATAATGAATCTGCCATGTTCAAATCATGGTAAAAGCTTTTGGAGTATGTTAACTTTCAGGCTTTGAAcgaattttttctcttttgttcttGTACACACAAAAAGGTATTTTCTTGTCCTCTTTTCCTCGATATCCTAAAGTGTTGTTAGCGGATGATCTCTTGAAGAAtaatcttttattcttttggaaCTTGCATTCTGTTATGGTTTCCGTGTACTTTCTTCCCAAGTTAGGAGcttccattattatttaacatcTCCAATGGCAGTTTATAACATGTGGAAATGTTCAGAGAGAAAGTGAACTAGTTTTTAGAAGATCATTTTTTGAATCGTTTGAGTTCTCCTCTTCTAAgtgtttaaagtttaatgtaGCAGAATTTGCATTTCATCTCGGTCCCTGCTCAAAACTTCACTTCTGGAgtaaatttagggtttttttagTTGTAAAGATGTTGAATTAAAGCATAGGTTGGGAGTTCAATAGCTATTTAACCGATCAGCATGCAGACCTACCTAGTGATAAAAGAAGAGGCATAGTCTCAAGTTTCATTTGATACTCAAATGTCGTAGAGTCAAACATGTCGTTCCGTGAGATTCGTCGAGGTACACCTAAGCTAGGCTAGACCGCTCACAGAtatcaaaatggaaaaaggaaatagCTATTGGGGGTGCTCATTTAGATGGGTAAAATCTTCTGAATCCtccctttgtttttgtttttgctttgtGTTTTGAGTTCAACATGTTGGACTGAAGGtggattcaaattttgatttccaaGGTCGTGACTGAGAATATATGCATAAACAATTTGTGCTCGGGTTGGCGAAGGTCAAAGACTCGGAAGTGGCTGTAAGCCATATGTATCACAAAATTGGCAGACCcgaaaattagagaaaatataggtttctttttttaaaaaatatataaataattggagatttttcaaaaatacattttacacttcaacaaaatttttgaaagacaaaatatatttctcttaatttttgtatgaagggtacaatttttctaaataattttagtttactacgaggtaaaaaaaatatcttagtactgtttgttattatttttactaaaagataatttaCATTGTGAAAGTTGATATTATATCATGAACAAGGTTAAATTATCATATCAATTCGGTCTCTATGATGAGTTTCTAATCATAGGGATCATTTTAACTTTGCAGTAACTAaacttccatttttctctaattttctcCAAATCATTAAGCAAAGTTCCCTTTGTGCAATCGATCTTTCTAGGAAATTAGGGCTTTGGAGAAGGGGTTATTTTTCCTGactattaaaattgatgttaaAGTCAAAGTGATTTAATGTTAAATGTCTTTTTGATTAAGaagattttcattcaaatcctTCTATACTTATTGTATTAGAAAGAATGAggttaaataaaataggaaaagtATGGAAACTTTCTTCTCTAGAACCTCAAATTTCCTATAAAAGTACGTTGCCAATGTTTCATTATCTCAATATTCCATTATTAATGGTTAAATTGAACATGGTTTAATAGTaattgatgcaatttttcatttttcattatcatattaaaaaattcttaattattgTATACTTCCAAGACCAAAGTGAAGAGCTCgggaaaaaaatggtaaatttttgtttttcagctaaatatttcaaacccTCTTAAAGATCTCTCTTTcatatgtttctttctttctttttaaacaataatctAACTTTTTGAGTTCTTATTTGTTAGAAAATAGTAACACATAGGAGCAACCAAAATCACCCCTCCTACCTCTATCAATGTTTTCA
This DNA window, taken from Cucumis sativus cultivar 9930 chromosome 6, Cucumber_9930_V3, whole genome shotgun sequence, encodes the following:
- the LOC101210440 gene encoding 50S ribosomal protein L4, chloroplastic, which gives rise to MATSISPSSLSFFTSSVFLSSPSHQNLNLFFNSKPNSLKPQTKTLSISSELATLPVLSFTGQKVGETYLDLKSAPPETARAVVHRAIITDQQNKRRGTASTLTRAEVSGGGKKPYKQKKTGRARRGSMRTPLRPGGGVVFGPKPRDWSIKINRKEKKLAISTAVASAAVNTIVVEEFGDKFEKPKTKEFIAALKRWGIDPKEKSLFLMTEVSDNVRLSSRNIGTLKLLTPRTLNLFDILDSDKLVLTPTAVDYLNERYGINYEEGIEEGEEEEEEEEGVEAGEDSDAA